The Gadus macrocephalus chromosome 20, ASM3116895v1 genome includes a region encoding these proteins:
- the LOC132449187 gene encoding olfactory receptor 52K2-like — translation MENSSLSFHFNLTMFGHIGDYRYPVFAFSFILYTFIVSANVIIILVISLERSLHQPMYVLIVCLSVNSLYGSTGFFPRFLRDLLHETYLMSRLECFSQIYVMYTYASYEFTILSMMAYDRYVAVCKSLHYHNTMTSKMVYKLSLFALIYPAFAVGTVLNFSGRLPLCGSKIPRVFCANWSVVKLSCVDTSINNLVGMLVSAITVFIPLLFVSYTYLEILLICRKRSAEFKWKVFQSCLPHIVTVFSFTISIFCDITLSRYDIEELYPTLAVILSLEFVVIPPILNPLMYGLKLPEMRRALMSAMKPLKNSSGFRYTGIFPY, via the exons ATGGAAAATAGTTCGCTTTCATTTCACTTTAATCTTACTATGTTTGGACACATTGGAGACTATAGATACCCAGTGTTTGCATTTAGTTTTATTCTGTATACATTTATTGTATCTGCTAATGTCATCATCATACTTGTAATCTCCCTAGAGAGGTCCCTGCATCAGCCCATGTATGTTTTAATTGTGTGTCTTTCAGTCAACTCTCTGTATGGATCCACTGGTTTCTTCCCAAGGTTCCTTAGAGACCTTCTGCATGAAACTTATTTGATGTCCCGTCTAGAGTGCTTCAGTCAGATCTACGTCATGTATACGTATGCATCGTATGAATTCACAATTCTCAGTATGATGGCATATGATAGATATGTGGCTGTATGTAAATCGTTACATTACCACAACACCATGACCTCCAAAATGGTATACAAGCTGTCTCTCTTTGCACTGATCTACCCAGCCTTTGCTGTTGGAACTGTTTTGAATTTTTCTGGTAGACTCCCTTTGTGTGGTAGCAAAATACCAAGAGTGTTCTGTGCTAACTGGTCTGTTGTGAAGCTGTCTTGTGTGGACACTTCTATCAACAACCTGGTTGGCATGTTAGTCAGTGCAATAACTGTGTTTATACCCCTGCTCTTTGTTTCATATACATATCTAGAGATTTTGCTAATCTGTAGGAAACGCTCTGCAGAGTTCAAATGGAAAGTTTTCCAAAGCTGTCTGCCACACATTGTTACAGTTTTCAGCTTTACCATTAGCATCTTTTGTGATATTACTCTGAGCCGCTATGATATAGAAGAGCTATACCCAACCCTAGCTGTAATTTTGTCCCTCGAGTTTGTTGTGATTCCTCCAATTCTAAACCCTCTCATGTATGGCCTGAAGCTTCCAGAAATGAGAAGA GCTCTCATGTCAGCAATGAAACCTCTGAAGAACTCTTCTGGATTCAGGTACACAGGGATTTTCCCTTATTAG